In Pseudomonas sp. Q1-7, the genomic window CGCCACATCCGTGCGCTGGCGGAGCGATTCAAGGTTCCTGCCGACGTGTTTTTCTGACCTCAGACCTGTTCATCCTGGCGCAAGACCTGCCCATCGTGTCCTGCGAGTAGCTCTGACGATGAAATGCCCAGTCTGCGACCAGGCCGGCCTGGTCCATGACTTCCGCGATAAGCCCTACACGCACGAGGGTGTGACAGCCGTCATCCCGAATGTGGAGGCCGATTGGTGTGCCGCCTGTCGTGAAGGGCCTGTCGAAAACATCGCACGTGCCGCTGAATAGCGGCTTGCAGGACGACGCGCCGCCAGTGGCGCGAGCATGAATCCGATGTGACTCACACCACCTTGGAATGTCACGGCTGCGCATAGTCCACCCGTCAATGAGCTCCATTCCGGGGGTCACCTGGGAGGGAGTGGCGCTTCGACGTCAGCTCAGGTAGGTTCCGGCAACCGGGCAATTAACAGGAATACGCTGTGACATTTCATTCGCACTACAAGGAAGGTCTCCACCCGAATCAGGAGCCTGAGCATCTGACCTGCTTCAACTGCTGCGAATCAATTGATCACTCGGCGGTTCGCTACGATGGGTTTGATGCGCCAGGCTCCGGTCGCTCGCTGTATCTTCACCCTGTCTGTGCTTCGGAAATGGGTCAACGTCTAATCTGCGACGGTTGGCCGAACCGCAGAAAGCCGTGAGTTTTCTTCCCGACCAGTGAGGCTGGTTCATTCACTGCAGCGCCTTGATTCGCGCCAAGACCAAGGTCAAGGCAAACCCCAGGCCTCTGTCATAGTCCGACTTATGTAGTTCCGGGGAGGGGGTTCTACCCCGTTAGCACGGACACTTTCGAGTAAGCTCACGTCGAGCTAAAGGAGTGTTCATGTCCAAGCGCAAGAAATACAGCCCCGAATTCAAGCGGGAAGCCATCGAGCTGGTTCGTCGTTCAGGGGCGAGCTGCCGACAGGTGGCCCTGGAGATTGGTGTTGCTCCCAACCTGCTCACACGCTGGGTTCGGGAGGCACAACCAAGCGCAGAGAAAGCCTTCCCTGGAACGGGAAGTCCGCGGGATGAGGAGCTTGCCCGCCTCAAGCGCGAGTTGGCCCGAGTAACCAAGGAACGTGATTTTTTAAGAGACGCGGCAGCGTACTTTGCCAAGGAGTCATCGAGCGGTACACGGTGATCCAGCGCTGCCGCAACGAGTACCCGGTACGACTGATGTGCCGTTGTCTGAAGGTTTCTGCCAGTGGCTATTACGCCTGGCAGGATCGCGAGCCAAGCCCACGTGCTCAAGAGAATGCGCGCCTGGTGAGGCGTATTCGGGAGATCCACGAGGACAGCCGTGGAGTGATCGGAGCGCCACGGATGCACGAGGATCTGCTCGACGAGGGCGAAATCGTCAGCCTGAACCGCGTTGCTCGCCTGATGGCCGCTGAGCGCATTCAAGGCTGGCCCCGCCGTAAGAGACGTGGCTTTGGAAGAGTCGCCAGCGGCCGTCCAGCAGGCGTGAAAAACCTGCTGGAGCGCGATTTCACCGTGCAGGAACCGGAGCGCAAGTGGGTCACGGATATCACGGAGATAGCCACACTGGAAGGCAAGCTCTTCCTATGCGTGGTGCTCGACCTGTACAGCAAGTTGGTGATCGGTTGGTCGATGCATCACCGTCAGGATCGGCAGATGGTGATTCGAGCGGTGGAGATGGCGATCTGGCAGCGCCAAGGTGACTGGTCGGTGATCCTACATTCGGATCGCGGTAGCCAATTCACCAGTGCTGACTACCAGCGCTTTCTGAATCGCAACACGCTGGTCTGCAGCATGAGTGCCGTCGGGCATTGCGGCGACAACGCTGCCTGTGAAGGCTTCTTCGGTCAGCTCAAACGGGAGCGCGTTGCCCATCAATCGTATCGAACTCGTGATGAAGCTCGGGCGGATTTATTCGACTACATCGAGCGGTTTCATAACCCACGAATGCGTCGTAGAGTCGCCCGGCAAGATCTGAAGTTTTCAGCCCTTTTCAAACCGTCCGTGGAAATGGGGTAGAACCCCACAGACCACCAGCTACCTAATGCCCACCGACACGGGACGAACTTGTTCCTGAGGACTACGACCTGTGGCAAGCCAGGCATCGCGATCAGCCGCATAGTCTACGGTTTGCCGCGATCGCTTGACGTTGCGGCGATGCTCGCACGCGCTTTGCGGGACGACGCCCCACTTGGCGCGAAATCAGCGCCTATCGAGGCCTGCTGGCACTATTCTGACCCTGGCTTAGTCGAAGCACGGCCATATATTAAAGGCTCATATTTGGACCATTATTCCGCTTAAAGGCGTACAATGGACCATAAATGACCCGCTATAAGAGGATTAACCTTGGCCCTGACCCATTCCCTGCTCGCCCCTGGCGAACTGGCCCAGAAGATCGGTGCCAACGCCCGGGAGGCTCGACTCGCACAGAACCTCTCCCGTAAGTCCTTGGCGCAGATGGCGGGTGTTTCCGAGTCGACAATCAAGCGGTTCGAGTCCAAGGGGCAGGTCACCCTCGATGCCCTGGTGCTCATCGCCACGGCACTTGGCGCCACACGCCAACTCGCTGAACTGTTCAAGCATGAGCACCCTGTCTCGCTTGAAGAAATCAAACAAGTAGGACGTACCCGGGGACGCCAATGAAACCCATCAACACCTTAGAGGTACTGCTCGCTGGCATACCTGTCGGAGAGCTGGTCGCCAGCCGACAGGTGAATCACCCCTCCTCTACGCCATTCTGCGACACAGGCGGTTTGCCACTAAGTACAGCTTCCATAGCCTGAGCCCACAGGAATAGTGCGATGGCATGGAGCAATGAAAACACTGTTTTTGCTGATGGCACAGTATGACGGGCAGGCAATAATCCCACTTGATCGAGTTTGCCAGGACTACTTTTCACATCTCAGCACCGAGATGTTCCAACGCAAAGCGCTGAGAGGCGCGCTAAAGATCCCCATCGTGCGCATGGAGCCGAGCCAAAAGTCTGCCAAGGGAGTACACCTTGAGGATTTAGCAGTATACCTAGATGCCCGGCGATCAGAGGCAGTAAGGGAGCGAGATCAACTCAGTGGCGACCGCCGCGCCGGGAGAGCCCGTTAAGCGTCCGATCTCCGAACTTCACGCTTGACGCCAACAGCTTCGGAAGCCATTCCCACGCTACATATGGGTCACCACGCCCGTTTAGATGGGTATAGCGTCGCAACGAATTCCAATCTCTGTGACCGGAAACGCTTGCCACACGAGGAATGTCCCAACCCATCTCAAAGAGTCGACTGACTCCGTCATGTCGAAGGTCGTGGAAGTGAAGATCCTTCACTCCAGCGCGCTCACAGGCTCGACTCCAAGCAGTGGATACCGACTCACTGTTATATGGGAAGATCTCGTCACATATGCGCGGCATACTTTTGATGATCGTCCAGGCCTCATCAGGCAAGTGACACCACACATTGTTGCCGATCTTATCGCCAGGATTCTTCATATCCCGAACCATCACCGCTTGCCGTGGTTCATCTAGGTCATCCCAGCGAATACGGCAGATCTCTTCTTGTCGGCGTGTCGAAAAAATGGCGAAGCCTGCAACCTTCAACATATTGATGGAGGTTGGCCGACTCGAGAGGATTTTCTC contains:
- a CDS encoding type II toxin-antitoxin system MqsA family antitoxin; amino-acid sequence: MKCPVCDQAGLVHDFRDKPYTHEGVTAVIPNVEADWCAACREGPVENIARAAE
- a CDS encoding IS3 family transposase (programmed frameshift), whose product is MSKRKKYSPEFKREAIELVRRSGASCRQVALEIGVAPNLLTRWVREAQPSAEKAFPGTGSPRDEELARLKRELARVTKERDFLKRRGSVLCQGVIERYTVIQRCRNEYPVRLMCRCLKVSASGYYAWQDREPSPRAQENARLVRRIREIHEDSRGVIGAPRMHEDLLDEGEIVSLNRVARLMAAERIQGWPRRKRRGFGRVASGRPAGVKNLLERDFTVQEPERKWVTDITEIATLEGKLFLCVVLDLYSKLVIGWSMHHRQDRQMVIRAVEMAIWQRQGDWSVILHSDRGSQFTSADYQRFLNRNTLVCSMSAVGHCGDNAACEGFFGQLKRERVAHQSYRTRDEARADLFDYIERFHNPRMRRRVARQDLKFSALFKPSVEMG
- a CDS encoding helix-turn-helix domain-containing protein: MALTHSLLAPGELAQKIGANAREARLAQNLSRKSLAQMAGVSESTIKRFESKGQVTLDALVLIATALGATRQLAELFKHEHPVSLEEIKQVGRTRGRQ
- a CDS encoding pyocin activator PrtN family protein, whose translation is MKTLFLLMAQYDGQAIIPLDRVCQDYFSHLSTEMFQRKALRGALKIPIVRMEPSQKSAKGVHLEDLAVYLDARRSEAVRERDQLSGDRRAGRAR